Proteins from a genomic interval of Quercus lobata isolate SW786 chromosome 11, ValleyOak3.0 Primary Assembly, whole genome shotgun sequence:
- the LOC115967591 gene encoding disease resistance protein RPP13-like, translating to MATEVSVSILLRKLQKLLDEERFILPGLRNRVVTAANELEKILCFLKAAKPNHENTSNSTSMEASLLRTIYSAEHFTESFILQRRQKGFIKLPFSPWSQLQFSYKMKKLVQGVRAVSTEVGKTQGQPLALGGKADSISEIHEGQLCRHHHHLVDVKKELVARLINDDEVSLRVISLVSKETLGKTNLAKDVYDRLDIQKHFEWRAWLVVSGDLEYKDFLVTILKQLPRCVSSNSVETMSEKELSDTLLQFSMEHKFLIVLDDVQTVDVSLKLVRLLADAVNGSRVILTTRNLKVAFQVDPQSSPLEIWPLIDQDLDVLIVGREDSVKELVSRLINHNDESLRVISVVGEEAIGKTALARNVYNRLDIRQQFPWRAWIHVSRDLEYRDLLLIILKQLPGIVLKDLDLMSLKELSDMLFKFLMEHRFLMVLDDVQTVDVWLKLVGPLADAVNGSRVILTTRDLNVAIQVDPWSSPLKLSSLIDEKSWSLFLTKVGRQEYNTELNDVKVDILRVCHGLPLAIVLLGGVLSAIEFKNWSRTIDLALAQQNKNQSPLSNMVDFSYNQLPSVLKPCFLYLSLFPKAYEIPIRRLLQLWLAEGFFHFLPDEIVPEDEAKICFEELVCRNMIEIARWKSDGSPKMCRMPSFLYDDFVLKAKDIGFLHVHHCKSACTFTDSPEFYVPRLADQFGVESSTSKGHIRQLCSYVSFNSQKRDASNSGIGTFLKTMINRSGYVLFKVLDLEGVYKPLLPAKLSKLQNLRYIGLRWTGLDSCPASIGDLPCLETLDLKYTNIITLPSSIWKAKKLRHLYINEMSIQKPPKESSPNLQILTELYIGANSPMISGLKMFTNVRKLGLTCHSKSAEQTAKCISQIANLRSLRLKSRDPFGQPVVLVLEPMKGHQSLSNLYLFGVINDAIDNLPRNLRTLTLSTSELKDDPMPVLGKLLPQLNVLRLFARSYLGSKMNCLARHFPKLRVMKMWMLEKLEEWKVEEGAMPNLVELEIRGCKKLKNSDGLEKLASLKELILTKMPEDFVADVRRKLGRGILLTNKWEFSPLDDPFLKLDQKRPDAPSTIN from the exons ATGGCGACTGAAGTATCCGTTTCAATTTTACTGAGGAAATTACAGAAGCTGCTTGACGAGGAAAGATTTATCTTGCCAGGACTGAGAAATCGTGTGGTTACTGCTGCCAACGAACTAGAAAAGATTTTGTGCTTCCTCAAAGCTGCGAAGCCAAATCATGAGAATACCAGTAACAGTACTTCAATGGAGGCCTCGCTTCTGCGCACTATTTATTCTGCAGAGCACTTCACCGAAAGTTTCATCCTACAAAGGAGACAAAAGGGTTTCATTAAATTGCCATTTTCACCATGGAGTCAGCTACAGTTCAGCTACAAAATGAAGAAGTTGGTGCAGGGCGTGAGAGCTGTCTCCACAGAAGTTGGAAAGACGCAAGGCCAGCCTCTGGCTCTGGGAGGCAAGGCTGATTCTATTTCTGAAATACATGAAGGACAACTctgccgccaccaccaccaccttgTCGACGTCAAAAAGGAGCTTGTAGCTCGACTGATCAACGACGATGAGGTAAGTCTTCGTGTCATTTCACTAGTTAGCAAAGAAACACTTGGAAAGACAAATTTGGCAAAGGATGTTTATGATAGACTAGATATTCAGAAGCATTTTGAGTGGCGAGCCTGGCTTGTTGTTTCCGGAGATCTTGAATATAAGGATTTCTTGGTCACTATACTAAAACAGCTTCCTAGATGTGTATCGAGTAACTCAGTAGAAACTATGAGTGAGAAAGAACTGTCTGATACGCTTTTACAGTTTTCAATGGAGCATAAGTTTCTCATAGTTTTGGATGATGTCCAAACTGTTGATGTTTCGCTCAAGCTTGTCCGTCTTTTAGCCGATGCTGTCAATGGAAGCAGAGTTATTCTTACTACTCGAAACTTAAAAGTGGCATTTCAAGTTGATCCTCAGAGTTCTCCGCTCGAAATATGGCCATTAATTGATCAGGATTTGGATGTACTTATCGTTGGACGAGAAGATTCGGTGAAGGAGCTTGTATCTCGACTGATCAATCACAATGATGAAAGTCTACGTGTGATTTCAGTCGTGGGCGAAGAAGCAATTGGCAAGACTGCTTTAGCAAGGAATGTTTATAATAGACTTGATATTCGGCAGCAATTCCCGTGGCGAGCTTGGATCCATGTTTCCAGAGATCTTGAATATAGGGATCTCTTGCTCATCATACTAAAACAGCTTCCAGGAATTGTATTAAAGGACTTGGATCTTATGAGCTTGAAAGAACTATCTGATatgcttttcaaatttttgatgGAGCATAGGTTTTTAATGGTCTTGGATGATGTCCAAACTGTTGATGTTTGGCTCAAGCTTGTCGGTCCCTTAGCAGATGCGGTGAATGGAAGCAGAGTCATTCTCACTACTCGTGACTTAAATGTAGCAATCCAAGTTGATCCGTGGAGTTCTCCCCTCAAATTAAGCTCATTAATTGACGAGAAGAGTTGGTCATTGTTCTTGACGAAGGTTGGAAGACAAGAATATAATACCGAATTAAACGACGTCAAGGTGGACATCCTAAGAGTATGCCATGGTTTGCCCCTAGCAATTGTGCTGCTGGGAGGGGTTTTGTCAGCTATAGAATTTAAGAATTGGTCAAGAACAATTGATCTTGCACttgcacaacaaaataaaaatcaatcaccTCTCTCAAACATGGTTGATTTTAGCTATAACCAATTACCATCTGTTTTAAAGCCTTGCTTCCTTTATTTGTCTCTGTTTCCTAAAGCCTATGAGATCCCAATACGGAGGTTGTTGCAATTGTGGCTTGCGGAGGgattttttcatttcttacCTGATGAGATTGTCCCTGAAGATGAGGCCAAGATATGTTTTGAAGAGTTAGTGTGTAGAAACATGATTGAAATAGCAAGATGGAAGTCAGATGGAAGCCCCAAAATGTGTCGTATGCCAAGTTTTCTCTATGATGATTTCGTGCTAAAAGCTAAGGATATAGGATTTCTTCACGTCCACCATTGCAAGTCAGCTTGTACATTTACAGATTCACCTGAGTTTTACGTTCCAAGGCTTGCAGATCAATTTGGTGTGGAGTCTTCTACTTCAAAAGGTCACATCCGACAGCTATGTTCCTATGTTTCTTTCAACTCCCAGAAGCGAGATGCATCCAACAGTGGAATTGGTACGTTTCTTAAAACAATGATCAATAGATCTGGTTATGTTCTGTTCAAGGTGCTTGATCTAGAGGGTGTCTACAAACCTTTGCTACCTGCAAAACTCAGTAAGTTGCAGAATTTAAGGTACATAGGCTTACGATGGACTGGTCTTGACTCATGTCCAGCATCAATTGGGGATCTACCATGTCTAGAAACTTTAGATTTGAAATATACTAATATAATTACTTTGCCAAGTTCCATTTGGAAGGCGAAGAAGCTTCGACATCTCTATATTAACGAGATGTCCATTCAGAAACCACCAAAAGAGTCATCACCCAACCTACAGATACTAACGGAGCTATATATTGGTGCTAACAGCCCCATGATAAGTGGTCTGAAAATGTTCACTAACGTTAGGAAATTGGGACTGACATGCCATTCAAAATCAGCAGAGCAAACAGCCAAGTGTATCTCACAAATTGCCAACCTCCGAAGCTTAAGGTTGAAATCAAGAGACCCATTTGGCCAACCTGTTGTCCTTGTGTTGGAGCCTATGAAGGGACATCAGTCTCTCTCAAACTTATATTTGTTTGGAGTGATAAATGATGCCATAGATAACCTTCCACGAAACCTCAGAACTCTTACATTGTCTACGTCAGAACTAAAAGATGATCCAATGCCAGTGCTAGGGAAGCTGCTGCCTCAGCTGAATGTTCTCAGGCTTTTTGCTCGCTCTTATTTAGGGTCGAAAATGAATTGTCTTGCCAGGCACTTTCCTAAACTTCGTGTCATGAAAATGTGGATGCTAGAGAAACTAGAGGAGTGGAAGGTTGAGGAAGGTGCCATGCCCAATCTTGTAGAATTAGAAATTAGAGGTtgcaaaaaactgaaaaattcaGATGGATTAGAGAAGCTGGCTTCCTTGAAGGAATTGATTTTAACGAAAATGCCAGAGGATTTTGTAGCAGATGTTAGAAGAAAGTTGGGCAGAGGCATATTACTCACGAACAAGTGGGAATTTTCTCCCTTGGAT GATCCATTCCTTAAGCTAGATCAGAAAAGGCCAGATGCACCATCCACGATCAATTAA